Proteins co-encoded in one Streptomyces roseochromogenus subsp. oscitans DS 12.976 genomic window:
- a CDS encoding aminotransferase class I/II-fold pyridoxal phosphate-dependent enzyme yields MLGEYPIEGRGAAEIAASVERAVGTGELVPGQTLPPMRELATRLGVNPNTVAAAYRTLRERGVIETAGRRGSRVRPKPATTGREELRVEVPAGGRDLASGNPDPALLPRLAPALTAAAKEGDRRPVRYGDDPVDADLARLARAELDADGVPAGPLTVTSGSLDAIERVLSAHLRPGDVVAVEDPGWGSVLDLVPALGLRALPVGLDDDGPRADDLRRALESGARAFIVTDRAQNPTGACVTATRARALRAVLRDHPQTLLIEDDHGHGIVDLPLHPLAGVTHHWAVVRSASKAYGPDLRVAVVAGDPVTVDRVRGRQRLGPGWVSLLLQRAVVRLWTQGAVDRVAVARAYAARRDALVDALADRGVAAHGRSGMNVWVPVPDETGAVARLLQAGWAVAPGARYRLNSRQAIRITISTLTQEDIAPLAEAVSAAVRPSPARVYG; encoded by the coding sequence GTGCTAGGAGAGTATCCCATCGAAGGGCGTGGCGCAGCGGAGATCGCGGCCAGCGTGGAGCGCGCGGTCGGCACCGGTGAGCTGGTGCCGGGCCAAACCCTGCCTCCCATGCGGGAGTTGGCGACCCGGCTGGGCGTGAATCCCAACACCGTCGCGGCCGCGTATCGCACCCTGCGCGAGCGCGGGGTGATCGAGACCGCCGGCCGCCGGGGCAGCCGGGTCCGGCCCAAGCCGGCCACCACCGGGCGCGAGGAACTGCGCGTGGAGGTCCCGGCAGGCGGCCGCGACCTGGCCTCCGGCAACCCGGACCCGGCCCTGCTGCCCCGCCTGGCGCCGGCCCTCACCGCGGCGGCGAAGGAGGGCGACCGGCGGCCCGTCCGCTACGGCGACGACCCCGTCGACGCGGACCTCGCCCGCCTCGCCCGCGCCGAACTCGACGCCGACGGCGTCCCCGCGGGCCCGCTGACCGTGACGTCGGGCTCCCTCGACGCCATCGAGCGCGTCCTGTCCGCCCACCTCAGGCCGGGCGACGTGGTCGCCGTCGAGGACCCCGGCTGGGGCAGCGTCCTCGACCTGGTCCCCGCGCTGGGGCTGCGCGCGCTCCCGGTGGGCCTGGACGACGACGGCCCGCGCGCCGACGACCTGCGCCGCGCCCTGGAGTCCGGCGCCCGCGCCTTCATCGTCACCGACCGCGCACAGAACCCGACCGGCGCCTGTGTGACCGCCACACGCGCGCGTGCCCTGCGCGCGGTCCTGCGCGACCACCCGCAGACCCTGCTGATCGAGGACGACCACGGCCACGGCATCGTGGACCTCCCGCTGCACCCCCTCGCGGGCGTCACCCACCACTGGGCCGTCGTCCGCTCCGCCTCCAAGGCCTACGGCCCCGACCTGCGCGTGGCCGTAGTGGCCGGCGACCCCGTCACCGTCGACCGGGTACGCGGCCGTCAGCGCCTGGGCCCCGGCTGGGTGAGCCTGCTGCTGCAGCGGGCCGTGGTCCGGCTCTGGACGCAGGGCGCAGTGGACCGGGTGGCGGTGGCCCGGGCGTACGCCGCCCGCAGGGACGCACTGGTCGACGCGCTGGCGGACCGCGGAGTCGCCGCCCACGGCCGTAGCGGCATGAACGTATGGGTGCCGGTCCCCGACGAGACCGGCGCCGTTGCCCGCCTCCTCCAAGCGGGCTGGGCGGTCGCCCCGGGCGCCCGCTACCGCCTGAACAGCCGGCAGGCGATCCGCATCACGATCTCGACGCTCACGCAGGAGGACATCGCCCCCTTGGCGGAGGCGGTGTCAGCAGCGGTACGACCGTCTCCGGCCCGCGTCTATGGCTGA
- a CDS encoding DMT family transporter: protein MSSTVTATRTQSPAPARPRARLGWRIRFGVLSLIWGFSFLLIKVGTGGYAPFQVTLGRLVFGTAVLAAAMAVKREKLPRGARLWGHMALAAFFLNALPFSLFAYSELTIPSTLAGICNATSPLWGMALSLVALSEDRPTRVRVAGLGLGFLGVLTVLGAWQGFHGLDATGTAMALLASLSYPVGWIYVRRTLAGTGNSHLSMTGAQLLLATVQLAVVTPLFTSFPAHFSLVPLLAIAALGALGTGLAVLIQYGLVAEVGPTTAQMVTYFIPVIATAAGVAILGESLRWTTPVGAVIVLAGAALTQVRRKGA, encoded by the coding sequence ATGAGCAGCACGGTCACCGCGACTCGAACCCAGTCCCCCGCCCCCGCCCGTCCCCGCGCCCGCCTCGGCTGGCGGATCCGCTTCGGCGTCCTGTCCCTGATCTGGGGCTTCAGCTTCCTGCTGATCAAGGTCGGGACGGGAGGATACGCGCCCTTCCAGGTCACCCTCGGGCGGCTCGTGTTCGGTACGGCGGTACTGGCGGCCGCGATGGCGGTCAAGCGCGAGAAGCTGCCGCGCGGGGCCCGGCTGTGGGGTCATATGGCGCTCGCCGCGTTCTTCCTCAACGCCCTGCCGTTCTCCCTCTTCGCCTACTCCGAGCTGACGATCCCGTCCACGCTGGCCGGCATCTGCAACGCGACGTCGCCACTGTGGGGCATGGCCCTGTCGCTGGTAGCCCTGTCCGAGGACCGGCCGACCAGGGTCCGCGTGGCCGGGCTGGGGCTGGGCTTCTTGGGTGTGCTGACTGTGCTGGGAGCCTGGCAGGGCTTCCATGGGCTGGATGCCACGGGTACGGCGATGGCCCTGCTGGCTTCGCTGAGCTACCCGGTGGGCTGGATCTACGTCCGGCGGACGCTCGCAGGAACGGGCAACTCCCATCTGTCGATGACGGGGGCCCAGTTGCTGTTGGCGACGGTTCAACTAGCTGTTGTGACACCGTTGTTCACCAGCTTCCCCGCGCATTTCTCGCTCGTTCCGCTGCTGGCGATCGCCGCGCTGGGTGCGCTCGGCACGGGGTTGGCTGTGCTGATCCAGTACGGGTTGGTCGCTGAAGTCGGGCCTACGACCGCGCAGATGGTCACGTACTTCATTCCGGTCATCGCCACGGCAGCGGGCGTCGCGATTCTTGGGGAGTCGTTGCGGTGGACCACCCCGGTGGGGGCGGTGATCGTGCTGGCGGGGGCCGCGCTTACTCAGGTGCGGCGAAAGGGTGCCTGA
- a CDS encoding LysR family transcriptional regulator, giving the protein MLNLERLRTLDALARHGSVSAAADALHVTTSAVSQQLGKLEREIGQQLLAKHGRGVRLTDAGRLLSEHAARILSHVELAESDLEAHRGQVVGELRLSAFPTAARGLFPAALGALRSEHPGLRVRSSELEPEQGMAGVVRGDLDLAVVLDWYNKPMPVPDGLVKAPLLDDPADVAMPVGHRLAGRDEVDLTEFAEDEWITWGEGEFCHEWLMFTLRSKGVEPIVGHRAGETHTQLGLVASGLGVCIAPLLGRHPVPDGVVLVPLKQRVRRHVYVIWRADADRRPSIRAAFEALRGAAGKIG; this is encoded by the coding sequence ATGTTGAACTTGGAGCGCCTGCGCACCCTCGACGCCCTCGCCCGGCACGGCTCGGTCAGCGCGGCCGCGGACGCGCTGCACGTCACCACGTCCGCCGTCTCGCAGCAGCTGGGCAAGCTGGAGCGTGAGATCGGCCAGCAGCTCCTCGCCAAGCACGGCCGGGGGGTGCGGCTCACGGACGCCGGGCGGCTGCTGTCGGAGCACGCGGCACGCATCCTGTCGCACGTCGAACTCGCCGAGTCCGATCTGGAGGCGCACCGCGGTCAGGTCGTCGGCGAACTGCGGCTGTCGGCGTTCCCGACCGCCGCCCGCGGGCTCTTCCCGGCCGCGCTCGGCGCGCTGCGGTCCGAGCACCCCGGGTTGCGGGTGCGCTCCAGCGAGCTGGAGCCGGAGCAGGGTATGGCCGGTGTCGTCCGCGGCGACCTGGATCTCGCGGTGGTGCTGGACTGGTACAACAAGCCGATGCCCGTGCCCGATGGCCTGGTCAAGGCGCCCCTGCTGGACGATCCGGCCGATGTCGCCATGCCGGTCGGGCACCGGCTCGCCGGCCGGGACGAGGTCGACCTCACCGAGTTCGCCGAGGACGAGTGGATCACCTGGGGCGAGGGCGAGTTCTGCCACGAGTGGCTGATGTTCACCCTGCGCTCCAAGGGCGTCGAGCCGATCGTGGGCCACCGTGCCGGCGAGACCCACACCCAACTCGGCCTGGTCGCCTCCGGGTTGGGCGTGTGCATCGCGCCACTGCTGGGCCGGCACCCGGTTCCGGACGGTGTGGTCCTCGTGCCGCTCAAGCAGCGGGTGCGCCGGCACGTCTACGTGATCTGGCGGGCCGACGCCGACCGCCGCCCCTCGATCCGCGCCGCGTTCGAGGCCCTGCGCGGCGCGGCGGGGAAGATCGGCTGA
- a CDS encoding pyridoxamine 5'-phosphate oxidase family protein codes for MTVTQQRRGRKIMMTPGELDEFLTSQRTCRVATVSADGTPHVSALWFAWDGTSLWLYSVVRSRRWAQLCRDPRVAVVVDSGEEYDQLRGVELSGRVEFVGEAPRTGELCAELDTAETLFARKNFGLDEMPHDGRHAWARLTPEKIVSWDFRKLGGA; via the coding sequence ATGACCGTCACTCAGCAGCGCCGGGGCCGGAAGATCATGATGACGCCCGGCGAGCTGGACGAGTTCCTCACCAGTCAGCGCACCTGCCGGGTCGCGACCGTCTCGGCGGACGGCACTCCGCATGTCAGCGCCCTGTGGTTCGCCTGGGACGGCACCTCGCTGTGGCTGTACTCGGTGGTGCGCAGCAGGCGTTGGGCCCAGCTGTGCCGCGATCCACGGGTGGCCGTGGTGGTCGACTCGGGCGAGGAGTACGACCAGTTGCGCGGGGTCGAGCTGTCCGGCCGGGTGGAGTTCGTGGGCGAGGCGCCGCGCACCGGGGAGCTGTGCGCCGAACTCGACACGGCCGAGACGCTGTTCGCCCGGAAGAACTTCGGCCTGGACGAGATGCCGCACGACGGCCGCCACGCCTGGGCCCGGCTGACCCCGGAGAAGATCGTCTCCTGGGACTTCCGGAAGCTCGGCGGAGCCTAG
- a CDS encoding cysteine hydrolase, whose amino-acid sequence MPSYEQLSELLEPVSTVLLTVECQQGVVGPDSALPELAREARSSGALRNVARLVAAAHETGVQVVHAIAERRPDGRGANRNARLFRAAERLPVLQLSGSTAVRVAPPIEVAEEDFVVRRLHGLSPIHGTEVDALLRNLGCRTLIVTGVSANVAIPNAVFDAVNLGYTAVVPADAVAGVPADYTSAMIRHTLALVATVAATDEVLGCLKRPRRRG is encoded by the coding sequence ATGCCGTCGTACGAACAGCTCAGCGAACTCCTCGAACCGGTCAGCACCGTGCTGCTCACCGTGGAGTGCCAGCAGGGGGTCGTCGGCCCGGACAGCGCCTTGCCCGAACTCGCCCGCGAGGCCCGCTCCTCCGGTGCGCTGCGCAATGTGGCCCGGCTGGTCGCCGCCGCGCACGAGACCGGCGTCCAGGTCGTCCACGCGATCGCCGAGCGCCGTCCGGACGGCCGGGGCGCGAACCGCAACGCCCGGCTGTTCCGGGCCGCGGAACGGCTCCCCGTGCTGCAGCTGAGCGGTAGTACGGCGGTGCGCGTCGCACCACCGATCGAGGTCGCCGAGGAGGACTTCGTCGTACGCCGGCTGCACGGGCTTTCCCCGATCCACGGCACCGAAGTCGACGCCCTGCTGCGCAACCTCGGCTGCCGCACGCTGATCGTCACCGGTGTCTCCGCCAACGTGGCGATACCCAACGCGGTGTTCGACGCGGTCAACCTCGGTTATACGGCCGTCGTCCCGGCAGACGCCGTCGCAGGGGTGCCCGCCGACTACACCTCCGCGATGATCCGGCACACCCTCGCGCTGGTCGCCACGGTCGCGGCCACCGACGAGGTGCTCGGCTGTCTCAAACGGCCGCGCCGGCGCGGTTGA
- a CDS encoding Rieske (2Fe-2S) protein has product MTSASSQHAAGPARRTVVAAAGAAGLAAALTACGSSDNSSDKVNTGSGSSGTTGGAGGGSAGGTALAKTSDIPEGGGRIFKDQGVVVTQPTAGTFKAFSAKCTHQGCAVGSVTGGAIVCPCHNSHFSIADGSVKQGPATQPLPAEKITVSGEDIKLA; this is encoded by the coding sequence ATGACCAGCGCATCGTCCCAGCACGCTGCGGGACCGGCCCGCCGTACCGTCGTGGCGGCGGCCGGAGCGGCTGGGCTCGCCGCCGCACTGACCGCCTGCGGCTCCAGCGACAACTCGTCCGACAAGGTCAACACCGGTTCCGGTTCCTCCGGCACGACCGGGGGCGCGGGCGGCGGTTCCGCAGGCGGCACCGCGCTCGCCAAGACCTCTGACATCCCCGAGGGCGGCGGCAGGATCTTCAAGGACCAGGGTGTGGTCGTCACCCAGCCGACGGCGGGCACGTTCAAGGCGTTCTCGGCCAAGTGCACCCACCAGGGGTGCGCGGTGGGCAGCGTGACGGGCGGCGCGATCGTCTGCCCGTGTCACAACAGCCACTTCTCCATCGCGGACGGCAGTGTGAAGCAGGGGCCCGCGACCCAGCCGCTGCCCGCCGAGAAGATCACCGTCTCCGGCGAGGACATCAAGCTGGCCTGA
- a CDS encoding HipA family kinase — protein MLKEVTATRYITPLREGGSLPGLVEADDFGTYVIKFTGAGQGRKTLVAEVVCGELARRLGFRMPRLVTLHLDPVLGLGEPEQQVQDLLRSSGGTNLGMDFLSGALGYDPLAFPVRPEEAGRIVWFDALINNVDRSWRNPNLLVHRGELWLIDHGATMIWHHNWPSAEASAARPYDASDHALARFAPDVTAAAAELAPRVTEDLLAEVTAEIPDAWLADEPGFDTPDDLRRAYARPLLVRAAVIAERITGIEEGK, from the coding sequence ATGCTCAAGGAAGTCACCGCGACCCGCTACATCACGCCGCTGCGTGAGGGCGGCTCGCTGCCGGGGCTCGTCGAGGCCGACGACTTCGGGACCTACGTCATCAAGTTCACCGGCGCCGGACAGGGCCGCAAGACCCTGGTCGCCGAGGTGGTGTGCGGCGAACTCGCCCGCCGCCTCGGATTCCGGATGCCCCGGCTGGTCACCCTCCACCTGGACCCGGTCCTCGGACTCGGCGAGCCCGAGCAGCAGGTGCAGGACCTGCTGCGGTCCAGCGGCGGCACCAACCTCGGCATGGACTTCCTCTCCGGCGCCCTCGGCTACGACCCGCTCGCCTTCCCGGTGCGCCCCGAGGAGGCCGGCCGGATCGTCTGGTTCGACGCGCTGATCAACAATGTCGACCGCTCCTGGCGCAACCCCAACCTCCTGGTGCACCGCGGCGAGTTGTGGCTCATCGACCACGGCGCCACGATGATCTGGCACCACAACTGGCCCTCCGCCGAGGCCTCTGCGGCCCGTCCCTACGACGCCTCCGACCACGCCCTCGCCCGCTTCGCCCCGGACGTCACCGCCGCCGCGGCCGAGCTGGCACCGCGGGTCACCGAGGACCTGCTCGCCGAGGTCACCGCCGAGATCCCCGACGCCTGGCTCGCCGACGAGCCCGGCTTCGACACCCCGGACGACCTGCGCCGGGCCTACGCACGACCGCTGCTCGTGCGGGCGGCCGTCATCGCCGAGCGCATCACCGGCATCGAGGAGGGCAAGTGA
- a CDS encoding DUF3037 domain-containing protein: MSGTHIHMAGHVVERHITRAGQGGGRDVFEYALLRVVPRVERGECINAGVVVYCRAQAYVGARTHLDEARLLALDPEADVAGVRAALGAIERHCAGGEEAGQAARDDAGRRYRWVIAPRSTVVQPGPVHTGLTTDPAAETERLLDLLVR, from the coding sequence GTGAGCGGGACCCACATCCACATGGCCGGCCATGTCGTCGAGCGGCACATCACCCGGGCGGGCCAGGGCGGCGGCCGGGACGTGTTCGAGTACGCGCTGCTGCGGGTCGTACCGCGCGTCGAGCGCGGCGAGTGCATCAACGCGGGCGTCGTCGTCTACTGCCGCGCCCAGGCCTACGTCGGTGCCCGCACCCATCTCGACGAGGCCCGGCTGCTCGCCCTCGATCCGGAGGCCGACGTGGCCGGGGTACGGGCCGCGCTCGGTGCGATCGAGCGGCACTGCGCGGGCGGAGAGGAGGCCGGACAGGCGGCCCGGGACGACGCCGGGCGGCGCTACCGCTGGGTGATCGCACCCCGCTCCACCGTCGTCCAGCCCGGACCCGTGCACACCGGACTGACCACTGACCCGGCGGCCGAAACAGAACGTCTGCTGGACCTCCTGGTGAGGTAA
- the fabG gene encoding 3-oxoacyl-ACP reductase FabG: MSTTEQRVAIVTGAARGIGAATAVRLAAEGRAVAVIDLDEAACKDTVEKITAAGGKAIAVGADVSDEAQVEAAVARIAEELGAPTILVNNAGVLRDNLLFKMSVSDWDTVMNVHLRGSFLMTKAVQKHMVDAGFGRIVNLSSSSALGNRGQVNYSAAKAGLQGFTKTLAIELGKFGITANAVAPGFIATEMTKATADRVKMDFDDFKKAAATQIPVQRVGEPEDIANAIAFFTGEAAGFVSGQVLYVAGGPLN, encoded by the coding sequence ATGTCCACCACTGAACAGCGGGTCGCGATCGTCACCGGCGCGGCGCGCGGCATCGGCGCCGCCACCGCCGTACGGCTGGCCGCCGAAGGCCGCGCGGTCGCCGTCATCGACTTGGACGAGGCCGCCTGCAAGGACACCGTCGAGAAGATCACCGCAGCCGGCGGCAAGGCGATCGCGGTCGGCGCCGACGTCTCCGACGAGGCCCAGGTCGAGGCCGCCGTCGCCCGGATCGCCGAGGAGCTGGGCGCCCCGACGATCCTGGTCAACAACGCGGGCGTGCTCCGTGACAACCTGCTGTTCAAGATGAGCGTCTCCGACTGGGACACCGTCATGAACGTCCATCTGCGCGGCTCGTTCCTGATGACCAAGGCCGTCCAGAAGCACATGGTCGACGCGGGCTTCGGCCGGATCGTCAACCTCTCCTCGTCCTCGGCGCTCGGCAACCGCGGCCAGGTCAACTACTCCGCCGCCAAGGCCGGCCTGCAGGGCTTCACCAAGACCCTCGCCATCGAGCTGGGCAAGTTCGGCATCACCGCCAACGCCGTCGCCCCGGGCTTCATCGCCACCGAGATGACCAAGGCCACCGCCGACCGCGTCAAGATGGACTTCGACGACTTCAAGAAGGCCGCCGCCACCCAGATCCCCGTGCAGCGCGTCGGCGAGCCCGAGGACATCGCCAACGCCATCGCCTTCTTCACCGGCGAGGCGGCCGGCTTCGTCTCCGGCCAGGTGCTGTACGTCGCCGGCGGACCGCTCAACTGA
- a CDS encoding SDR family oxidoreductase, translated as MTSAELPELSGKAALVTGASRGIGYGIADALVARGDRVCITGRNEDALKEAVEKLGSDRVIGVAGKAHDLDHQAEVVERTMQAFGRVDFLINNAGTNPVFGPIADLDLNVARKVFETNVISALGFAQKTWHAWQKDNGGAIVNIASIAGLAPSPFIGAYGVSKAAMINLTQQLAHEFAPKVRVNAIAPAVVKTKFAQALYENREEEAAAAYPLGRLGVPSDIGGAAAFLTSGQSDWITGQTLVVDGGIFLNAGVGA; from the coding sequence ATGACTTCCGCTGAACTCCCCGAGCTCTCGGGCAAGGCCGCCCTCGTCACGGGCGCCAGCCGCGGTATCGGCTACGGCATCGCCGACGCGCTCGTCGCCCGCGGCGACCGCGTGTGCATCACGGGCCGTAACGAGGACGCCCTGAAGGAGGCCGTCGAGAAGCTCGGCTCCGACCGGGTTATCGGCGTCGCCGGCAAGGCGCACGACCTGGACCACCAGGCCGAGGTCGTCGAGCGCACCATGCAGGCCTTCGGCCGTGTCGACTTCCTGATCAACAACGCGGGCACCAACCCGGTGTTCGGGCCGATCGCCGACCTGGACCTGAACGTCGCCCGCAAGGTCTTCGAGACCAACGTGATCTCCGCACTCGGCTTCGCCCAGAAGACCTGGCACGCCTGGCAGAAGGACAACGGCGGCGCGATCGTCAACATCGCCTCGATCGCGGGCCTCGCCCCCTCGCCGTTCATCGGCGCCTACGGTGTCAGCAAGGCCGCGATGATCAACCTGACCCAGCAGCTGGCGCACGAGTTCGCGCCGAAGGTGCGCGTCAACGCGATCGCCCCGGCCGTCGTCAAGACCAAGTTCGCCCAGGCCCTGTACGAGAACCGCGAGGAGGAGGCGGCCGCCGCCTACCCGCTGGGCCGGCTCGGCGTGCCCTCCGACATCGGCGGGGCCGCGGCCTTCCTCACCTCGGGACAGTCCGACTGGATCACCGGTCAGACGCTCGTCGTGGACGGCGGCATCTTCCTGAACGCCGGCGTCGGGGCCTGA
- a CDS encoding ABC transporter substrate-binding protein, translated as MFNRNRFLRRVAAIASMSLVAGCGLLSSGESGNKGPIVVGTTSAPSTLDPAGAWDGSWELYRNIFQTLLAYPNGATTPQPDAAQSCSFTDSSSRTYRCTLRSGLKFADGAALNAQDVKYSIDRIRKINAPGGPAGLLGSLDRVQALGDREVVFQLNQSDATFPFVLATPAMSIVDPDDYPADSLRKDDTVYGSGPYELKSYDEGKQAVLVGNGNYQGFAKRQNDAVTIRYFQDSAEMVKALRAKQIDVTYRGLAADDIVALQQHGNSNLQLVDGTGTDISYLVFNPKDPWAKQPAVRKAIAQIVDRGAIAHKVYKDTVDPLYSMVPKGLTGHTTGFFDDYGDPSVPKARKILSDAGIHQPVPLTLWYTTDRYGSETALMFQELKRQLEGSGLFTITLKSRPWKTYVVGYQNGEYPVFGRGWFPDFPDADNFIAPFVGDHNALGTPYPSKEITDKLLPHSRAESDRAQTVKDMEQAQQILVDDARLIPLWQGRQFIAASEDISGGEQALDPSTIMTMWALHRKTSW; from the coding sequence GTGTTCAACCGGAACCGATTCCTGCGGAGAGTCGCGGCGATCGCGTCCATGTCCCTGGTGGCCGGCTGCGGTCTGCTGTCCAGCGGCGAGAGCGGCAACAAGGGGCCGATCGTCGTGGGCACCACCAGCGCCCCCAGCACGCTGGACCCCGCCGGTGCCTGGGACGGCTCCTGGGAGCTGTACCGCAACATCTTCCAGACGTTGCTCGCCTACCCCAACGGCGCCACCACCCCCCAGCCCGACGCCGCCCAGAGCTGCTCCTTCACCGACTCCTCAAGCCGCACCTACCGCTGCACGCTGCGCTCGGGCCTGAAGTTCGCCGACGGCGCCGCGCTGAACGCCCAGGACGTCAAGTACTCCATCGACCGCATCCGCAAGATCAACGCCCCGGGCGGCCCCGCCGGTCTGCTCGGCAGCCTGGACCGGGTGCAGGCGCTCGGCGACCGCGAGGTCGTCTTCCAGCTCAACCAGTCCGACGCCACCTTCCCCTTCGTGCTGGCCACCCCCGCCATGTCGATCGTGGACCCGGACGACTACCCGGCCGACTCCCTGCGCAAGGACGACACGGTCTACGGCTCCGGACCGTACGAGCTGAAGTCCTACGACGAGGGCAAGCAGGCCGTCCTCGTCGGCAACGGGAACTACCAGGGCTTCGCCAAGCGGCAGAACGACGCGGTGACCATCCGCTACTTCCAGGACTCGGCCGAGATGGTCAAGGCGCTGCGCGCCAAGCAGATCGACGTCACCTACCGCGGCCTCGCCGCCGACGACATCGTCGCCCTCCAGCAGCACGGCAACAGCAACCTCCAGCTGGTCGACGGCACCGGCACCGACATCAGCTATCTCGTGTTCAACCCCAAGGACCCCTGGGCCAAGCAGCCCGCCGTCCGCAAGGCCATCGCCCAGATCGTCGACCGGGGTGCCATCGCGCACAAGGTCTACAAGGACACCGTCGACCCGCTGTACTCGATGGTCCCCAAGGGCCTGACCGGACACACCACCGGCTTCTTCGACGACTACGGCGACCCGAGTGTGCCCAAGGCCCGCAAGATCCTCTCCGACGCGGGCATCCACCAGCCCGTCCCGCTCACCCTCTGGTACACCACCGACCGCTACGGCTCCGAGACGGCGCTGATGTTCCAGGAGCTGAAGCGGCAGCTGGAGGGCTCCGGCCTGTTCACGATCACGCTCAAGAGCCGCCCCTGGAAGACCTACGTGGTCGGCTACCAGAACGGCGAGTACCCGGTCTTCGGCCGCGGCTGGTTCCCGGACTTCCCCGACGCGGACAACTTCATCGCCCCCTTCGTCGGCGACCACAACGCGCTCGGTACGCCGTATCCGTCCAAGGAGATCACCGACAAGCTGCTGCCCCACTCACGCGCGGAGAGCGACCGAGCCCAGACGGTCAAGGACATGGAACAGGCCCAGCAGATCCTCGTGGACGACGCCCGGCTGATCCCGCTGTGGCAGGGCCGGCAGTTCATCGCCGCCAGCGAGGACATCTCCGGCGGAGAGCAGGCTCTCGACCCGTCGACGATCATGACGATGTGGGCACTGCACCGCAAGACCAGCTGGTGA
- the ung gene encoding uracil-DNA glycosylase, producing MTDIAMLPESWRGVLGDELQQPYFKELTEFVEEERAKGPVYPPREEVFAALAATPYDKVKVLVLGQDPYHGEGQGHGLCFSVRPGVKTPPSLRNIYKEIKEELGLPVPDNGYLMPWAEQGVLLLNAVLTVRAGEANSHKGKGWEKFTDAVIRAVVSRPDPAVFVLWGNYAQKKLPLIDEKRHAVVKGAHPSPLSAKKFFGSRPFTQINEAIASQGHEPVDWRIPNLG from the coding sequence GTGACCGACATCGCCATGCTGCCCGAGTCCTGGCGCGGGGTTCTGGGCGACGAGCTGCAGCAGCCCTACTTCAAGGAGCTGACCGAGTTCGTCGAGGAGGAGCGGGCGAAGGGTCCCGTGTACCCGCCGCGCGAGGAGGTCTTCGCCGCGCTGGCGGCGACGCCGTACGACAAGGTCAAGGTCCTGGTCCTCGGCCAGGACCCGTACCACGGCGAGGGCCAGGGCCACGGCCTGTGCTTCTCGGTCCGCCCCGGCGTGAAGACCCCGCCCTCCCTGCGGAACATCTACAAGGAGATCAAGGAAGAGCTGGGCCTGCCCGTCCCGGACAACGGCTATCTGATGCCGTGGGCCGAGCAGGGCGTCCTGCTGCTGAACGCGGTGCTGACCGTCCGGGCCGGTGAGGCCAACTCGCACAAGGGCAAGGGCTGGGAGAAGTTCACGGACGCCGTGATCCGCGCGGTGGTCTCCCGGCCCGATCCGGCGGTCTTCGTCCTCTGGGGCAACTACGCGCAGAAGAAGCTGCCGCTCATCGACGAGAAGCGGCACGCGGTGGTCAAGGGCGCGCACCCCTCCCCCCTCTCCGCGAAGAAGTTCTTCGGCTCCCGCCCGTTCACCCAGATCAACGAGGCGATCGCATCGCAGGGCCACGAGCCGGTCGACTGGCGGATCCCGAACCTGGGCTGA
- a CDS encoding tetratricopeptide repeat protein, with amino-acid sequence MAEQQEQPAPDAMLTRIGQVVMLHHGGDREEARRRFLDLWTELGEAGNPLHRCTLAHYLADTHDDPEDELAWDLRALSAAEELTDGPEDPGGDPLSIRGFFPSLHLNLAADYVKLGRPEAARSHLRRARRAAGALADDGYGDGVRAAIGRLELRLGEVG; translated from the coding sequence GTGGCGGAGCAACAAGAGCAGCCGGCACCGGACGCCATGCTGACGCGGATCGGGCAGGTCGTGATGCTGCACCACGGCGGCGACCGCGAGGAGGCCCGCCGCCGCTTCCTCGACCTGTGGACGGAGCTCGGCGAGGCCGGCAACCCGCTGCACCGCTGCACCCTGGCCCACTACCTGGCGGACACCCACGACGACCCGGAGGACGAACTCGCCTGGGATCTCAGGGCGTTGTCCGCGGCGGAGGAGTTGACCGACGGGCCCGAAGACCCCGGTGGCGACCCGCTGAGCATCCGGGGCTTCTTCCCCTCCCTGCATCTCAATCTGGCCGCGGATTACGTCAAACTGGGCCGCCCCGAAGCCGCCCGAAGCCATTTGCGCCGGGCCCGCCGGGCCGCCGGCGCTCTGGCCGACGACGGTTATGGGGACGGGGTCAGGGCTGCGATCGGCCGGCTGGAGCTGCGATTGGGGGAGGTCGGCTAG